One Oceanicoccus sagamiensis genomic region harbors:
- a CDS encoding AAA family ATPase, translating into MKDVADLGLIIDSNVPIIVLETHDEKRALELLTQVAVKKQLGYFCWSITEGINRLGFGDALNLPPEPESPSDVLKTIKTKNQAALFALCDFHPYLAGNPEHVRLLKDIALNYDRLQHTLVLISHQLDIPAELQHYCAKFSMTLPNDAQLMAIVRDEVSEWSKDNAKARVKTDHTTLKKLIKNLRGLSQQDARRLARGVIRDDGAITEDDLPEVNKAKFELIDMEGVLSFEYDTARFSAVGGLNKLKDWVKQREDIFLNTQSQDVDRPKGVMLLGIQGGGKSLAAKSIAGLWGVPLLRLDMAALYNKFIGETEKNLKKSLQQAELMSPCVLWIDEIEKGLATSDSDDGTSRRILGTMLTWMAEREANVFIVATSNDVSQLPPELMRKGRMDEIFFVDLPKPPVREEIFAIHLKKRNFDPQRFDLSVLAEQAEGFSGAEIEQAVVAALYSSSAQRQPLSTEHIAEQIDNTYPLSVVMAENIHQLRDWAADRTVLAD; encoded by the coding sequence ATGAAGGATGTTGCAGATCTTGGGTTAATTATTGATTCCAATGTACCCATTATTGTTTTAGAAACGCATGATGAAAAACGTGCACTGGAATTACTTACCCAGGTAGCGGTTAAAAAACAGCTAGGCTATTTCTGCTGGTCCATCACAGAAGGCATCAATCGCTTAGGTTTTGGTGATGCCTTAAATCTGCCGCCGGAGCCTGAGTCTCCCTCCGACGTGTTAAAAACCATTAAAACAAAAAATCAAGCAGCACTGTTTGCGCTCTGTGATTTTCATCCCTACTTGGCTGGCAACCCCGAGCATGTACGCTTACTAAAAGATATTGCGCTGAACTATGATCGTTTGCAGCATACTCTGGTGCTAATTAGTCATCAGTTAGATATCCCTGCGGAGCTACAGCACTACTGTGCAAAATTTTCTATGACCTTGCCGAATGATGCCCAACTGATGGCCATTGTTCGCGATGAAGTGTCGGAGTGGTCAAAAGATAATGCCAAGGCTCGGGTTAAAACCGACCATACAACACTGAAAAAACTGATCAAAAATTTGCGGGGCCTGAGCCAGCAGGATGCTCGTCGTTTGGCCCGCGGCGTCATTAGAGATGATGGCGCTATTACTGAAGATGATCTACCCGAGGTCAATAAAGCCAAATTTGAACTGATCGATATGGAGGGCGTGCTTAGCTTTGAATATGATACCGCCAGGTTTTCTGCGGTGGGCGGCCTGAATAAATTAAAAGACTGGGTAAAGCAGCGGGAAGATATTTTCCTGAATACCCAAAGTCAGGATGTGGATCGCCCCAAGGGGGTTATGCTGTTAGGTATTCAAGGAGGAGGTAAAAGTCTTGCCGCTAAATCTATTGCCGGTTTATGGGGTGTTCCTCTATTAAGGCTGGATATGGCGGCGCTTTATAATAAATTTATTGGTGAAACCGAGAAAAACCTGAAAAAGTCCCTTCAGCAAGCCGAGCTTATGTCACCCTGTGTGCTGTGGATTGATGAAATAGAAAAAGGCCTGGCTACCAGCGATAGCGATGACGGCACTTCCCGCCGAATTCTAGGCACCATGCTGACCTGGATGGCGGAGCGAGAGGCCAATGTCTTTATTGTGGCCACGTCTAATGATGTCTCTCAGTTGCCCCCTGAGTTAATGCGTAAAGGGCGTATGGATGAAATCTTTTTTGTCGATTTACCCAAACCACCGGTGCGTGAAGAGATTTTTGCGATTCACCTTAAGAAGCGTAACTTTGATCCACAGCGGTTTGATCTGTCAGTATTGGCGGAACAGGCAGAGGGCTTTTCTGGCGCGGAGATCGAGCAGGCAGTGGTAGCGGCGTTGTATAGCTCTTCAGCACAGAGGCAGCCCCTGTCGACCGAGCATATTGCCGAGCAGATCGATAATACCTACCCCTTGTCTGTGGTGATGGCGGAGAATATACACCAGTTGCGCGATTGGGCGGCCGATAGAACGGTGCTGGCGGACTAA
- the ribH gene encoding 6,7-dimethyl-8-ribityllumazine synthase, with protein MKGIETPEYNAAILAGKRIAIVVTRWNTFIVDNLLAGAKKHLTENGIEEANIELIMCPGAYEIPLACQHVAASKQYDAIITLGAVIRGGTPHFEYVAGECSSGVMRVSLDTGMPIAFGVLTVDNEQQALERCGVGENAENKGEESAACVLEMLCVIGSLNS; from the coding sequence ATGAAAGGTATTGAAACCCCCGAATATAACGCAGCTATTTTAGCGGGCAAGCGCATTGCCATAGTGGTTACTCGCTGGAATACATTTATTGTTGATAATCTATTGGCGGGCGCCAAAAAACACTTAACCGAGAACGGTATTGAAGAAGCCAATATCGAGTTGATTATGTGCCCCGGTGCTTATGAAATCCCGCTAGCCTGCCAGCATGTTGCCGCCAGTAAGCAGTACGATGCCATTATTACCCTTGGCGCAGTGATTCGTGGCGGTACGCCACATTTTGAATATGTGGCCGGTGAGTGTTCCAGTGGCGTTATGCGTGTCAGTCTGGATACCGGTATGCCCATTGCCTTTGGCGTGTTAACGGTGGATAACGAACAGCAGGCGTTAGAGCGTTGTGGTGTTGGTGAAAACGCCGAGAACAAAGGTGAAGAATCTGCCGCCTGTGTATTAGAAATGCTCTGTGTTATTGGCAGCCTAAACTCTTAA
- the ribD gene encoding bifunctional diaminohydroxyphosphoribosylaminopyrimidine deaminase/5-amino-6-(5-phosphoribosylamino)uracil reductase RibD, whose translation MDDRDYMQLAIDLAQRGLYTTSPNPRVGCVLVRDGDMIGSGYHVRAGEGHAEVNAIADAGDAAGATAYVTLEPCSHTGKTPPCCAALIAAKVARVVVAMTDPNPLVAGRGIKRLQDAGITVETGVLEAEAKALNPGFIKRMEKGVPWLRVKLAMSLDGRTAMASGESQWITGAAARSDVQRLRARSCAVVSGVDTVIADQACLTVRADEMGIDPDIALLAAEQQPLRVVLDSRLRLPVDANILSQPGHTLLIASAENPKAQHALEQAGAEVVYLPAAHGRVDITKTLQLLSERHCNEVMVEAGATLAGAFIEAGLVDQLNVYMAPTLLGSEARPLLQLPLSTMAQQQRLTIESITPVGEDWRIDASPLK comes from the coding sequence ATGGATGACCGCGACTACATGCAGCTGGCCATTGATTTGGCTCAGCGCGGTTTATATACCACCTCGCCCAATCCGCGAGTCGGCTGTGTACTGGTTCGTGATGGCGACATGATTGGTAGTGGCTACCATGTAAGGGCCGGTGAGGGCCATGCTGAAGTCAATGCAATCGCCGATGCCGGTGATGCTGCCGGTGCAACAGCCTATGTCACGCTGGAACCATGCAGCCATACCGGTAAAACACCACCCTGTTGTGCAGCGTTGATAGCAGCCAAGGTGGCGCGGGTTGTTGTGGCAATGACAGACCCCAATCCCTTAGTGGCAGGCAGGGGGATTAAGCGATTGCAGGATGCAGGTATCACGGTTGAAACCGGTGTCTTGGAAGCTGAAGCTAAAGCCTTAAATCCTGGTTTTATCAAACGTATGGAAAAGGGTGTGCCCTGGCTAAGAGTAAAGCTGGCCATGAGCCTTGATGGCCGCACCGCGATGGCGTCTGGCGAAAGCCAGTGGATTACCGGTGCAGCGGCCAGAAGTGATGTACAGCGCTTACGTGCTCGCAGTTGTGCGGTGGTATCAGGAGTCGATACAGTGATTGCCGATCAAGCCTGCTTGACTGTGCGTGCCGATGAAATGGGTATTGATCCGGATATTGCCTTGCTAGCTGCCGAGCAGCAGCCATTAAGAGTGGTATTAGATTCCAGGCTGCGTTTACCGGTTGATGCCAATATCTTATCGCAACCGGGCCATACGTTGCTTATCGCCAGTGCAGAAAACCCCAAGGCCCAGCACGCTTTGGAACAGGCCGGTGCAGAAGTGGTTTACCTGCCTGCCGCTCATGGCCGGGTGGATATCACCAAAACCTTGCAGCTATTGTCTGAACGGCATTGCAATGAAGTAATGGTAGAGGCGGGCGCCACATTGGCGGGTGCTTTTATCGAGGCGGGTCTGGTCGATCAGTTGAACGTTTATATGGCGCCCACCTTACTGGGCAGTGAAGCAAGACCCTTATTACAGTTGCCACTGAGTACGATGGCTCAGCAGCAGCGATTAACCATTGAAAGTATTACCCCGGTAGGTGAGGATTGGCGCATTGATGCCAGCCCACTGAAATAA
- the thiL gene encoding thiamine-phosphate kinase → MSDSGQLSEFDIIARYFADIDGGTTVGTTVDTTAGQSAVTLGVGDDCALLSLPPGQQLALSIDTLVSGRHFPENANPYQLAERALAVSISDLAAMGATPLAFTLALTLPAVDTQWLDGFSRGLRAAAQAYKLPLMGGDTTQGPLSLTVQVHGSVSAQTALKRSAAKPGDAIFVSGTIGDAAVALAMIQGRLTVDQAQQNFLNQRFYQPSARLDIGQGLLGLANAAIDISDGLLADLAHIAKASQLAAVVNVDQLPLSSVIKAVVEKPQALAYALSGGDDYELCFTAPPENRALIKTLGQQLGVPITEVGTMLAGSGVSCIDASGGDVSVDASGYQHFNHSE, encoded by the coding sequence ATGAGTGACTCCGGGCAGCTAAGCGAGTTCGATATTATTGCTCGCTACTTTGCGGATATTGATGGCGGTACTACAGTCGGTACTACAGTCGACACAACAGCCGGTCAGTCTGCAGTGACTCTTGGTGTCGGCGACGACTGTGCTCTGTTATCACTGCCGCCGGGCCAACAGTTAGCACTTTCTATTGATACTCTGGTTTCTGGTCGACACTTTCCCGAAAACGCCAACCCTTACCAACTTGCTGAGCGCGCTTTAGCGGTTTCCATTAGTGATTTAGCAGCGATGGGCGCAACCCCACTGGCATTTACCCTCGCGCTGACTTTGCCTGCGGTTGATACGCAGTGGTTGGATGGTTTTAGTCGTGGCCTGCGCGCAGCGGCTCAGGCCTATAAGCTGCCATTAATGGGGGGTGATACCACACAGGGTCCGCTAAGTTTAACGGTTCAAGTCCATGGCAGTGTCTCTGCGCAGACGGCATTGAAACGCTCGGCAGCAAAGCCTGGCGATGCTATTTTTGTCAGCGGTACGATTGGTGATGCAGCTGTCGCACTGGCAATGATTCAAGGGCGTTTAACCGTCGATCAAGCGCAGCAGAACTTTTTAAATCAGCGTTTTTACCAGCCCAGCGCACGGCTGGATATAGGGCAGGGCCTGTTGGGCCTTGCTAATGCCGCCATCGATATTTCAGATGGTTTATTGGCTGACCTGGCGCATATTGCCAAAGCGTCACAGTTGGCTGCGGTCGTTAATGTAGACCAATTGCCTTTATCGAGTGTGATAAAGGCCGTCGTGGAAAAACCTCAGGCGCTGGCTTATGCTTTAAGTGGGGGTGATGACTACGAATTATGTTTTACGGCACCACCGGAAAATAGAGCGCTAATCAAAACACTTGGCCAGCAGTTGGGCGTGCCCATTACCGAGGTGGGAACAATGCTAGCAGGGTCCGGGGTAAGTTGCATTGACGCCAGTGGTGGCGATGTATCTGTTGATGCCAGTGGCTACCAACACTTTAATCATAGCGAATAA
- the glyA gene encoding serine hydroxymethyltransferase translates to MQVEGFDDEIFSSIQEENQRQEQHIELIASENYTSPRVMEAQGSSMTNKYAEGYPGKRYYGGCEYVDKAEELAIERVKALFGADYANVQPHSGSQANSAVYLALLQAGDTVLGMSLDAGGHLTHGAKPNFSGKVYNSVQYGLNAETGMIDYDQVEALALEHKPKMIVAGFSAYSGIVDWARFREIADQVGAYLMVDMAHVAGLVAAGVYPNPVPFADVVTSTTHKTLRGPRGGIIIAKHNEELEKKFNSAVFPGGQGGPLMHVIAAKAVSFKEAASDDFKVYQQQVVANAKVMAATFIERGIKIVSGGTENHLMLVDLIGKEYTGKDADAALGDAFITVNKNAVPNDPRSPFVTSGLRVGTPAITTRGFKEDETRELTNWMCDVLDSLENGTSEQVIPAVKAKVLDICGRFPVYK, encoded by the coding sequence ATGCAGGTCGAAGGTTTTGATGATGAGATTTTTTCTTCGATCCAGGAAGAGAACCAGCGTCAGGAACAGCATATTGAGTTGATCGCGTCTGAAAACTACACCAGCCCACGAGTCATGGAAGCGCAGGGCTCTTCCATGACCAACAAGTACGCTGAGGGTTACCCCGGCAAGCGTTACTACGGCGGTTGTGAGTATGTTGATAAAGCTGAAGAGTTGGCTATTGAGCGTGTTAAAGCTCTGTTTGGTGCCGATTACGCCAATGTTCAACCGCACTCCGGGTCGCAGGCTAATTCAGCGGTTTATCTGGCGTTGCTACAGGCTGGCGATACCGTATTAGGTATGAGCCTGGACGCCGGTGGTCACCTGACCCACGGTGCCAAGCCAAACTTCTCCGGCAAGGTGTATAACTCAGTGCAGTACGGCTTAAATGCTGAAACGGGCATGATCGATTACGATCAGGTTGAAGCGCTGGCTCTTGAGCACAAGCCAAAAATGATTGTGGCGGGTTTCTCTGCCTACTCCGGTATTGTTGATTGGGCTCGCTTCCGTGAGATTGCGGACCAGGTTGGTGCTTATCTGATGGTAGATATGGCCCACGTTGCTGGTTTGGTGGCCGCCGGTGTTTATCCAAATCCTGTACCCTTTGCTGACGTGGTGACCTCAACCACCCACAAAACCCTTCGTGGCCCCCGTGGCGGCATTATCATTGCCAAGCATAACGAAGAGTTGGAAAAGAAATTTAATTCAGCGGTATTCCCCGGTGGTCAGGGTGGCCCCTTAATGCATGTGATTGCCGCTAAAGCGGTAAGCTTTAAAGAAGCGGCCAGCGATGACTTTAAAGTCTATCAGCAACAGGTGGTTGCCAACGCTAAAGTGATGGCGGCGACGTTTATTGAGCGCGGTATTAAGATTGTTTCCGGTGGTACTGAAAACCATCTGATGCTGGTTGACCTGATCGGTAAAGAATATACCGGTAAAGATGCCGATGCTGCCCTGGGTGATGCCTTTATCACCGTTAACAAAAATGCCGTACCTAATGACCCTCGTTCACCTTTTGTTACATCGGGTCTTCGTGTAGGCACCCCGGCGATCACTACTCGCGGCTTTAAAGAAGATGAAACCCGCGAACTGACTAACTGGATGTGTGATGTGCTGGATTCTTTGGAAAATGGCACTAGCGAGCAGGTAATTCCAGCAGTAAAAGCCAAAGTGCTGGATATCTGCGGCAGATTCCCTGTTTATAAGTAA
- a CDS encoding phosphatidylglycerophosphatase A, whose translation MPTSAVKPEAKKILTHPIHCLAFGFGSGLAPKAPGTFGTLMAIPLYWLLSPLPLLVYALVVLAAFVIGIYLCGKTAEDLGVHDHPGIVWDEFVGLWIALFAAPAGWLWLLIGFALFRLFDIWKPWPIKIFDEKMETGLGIMIDDVLAGIYALIILQGLVYLVGPDLL comes from the coding sequence ATGCCTACATCTGCTGTAAAGCCAGAAGCCAAAAAAATTCTTACACATCCTATCCATTGTCTGGCGTTTGGCTTCGGTAGTGGTTTGGCACCCAAGGCGCCGGGCACCTTTGGCACATTGATGGCTATCCCGCTTTATTGGTTGCTGAGCCCGTTGCCATTACTGGTCTATGCGCTGGTAGTATTGGCCGCCTTTGTGATCGGCATTTATCTCTGTGGTAAAACGGCTGAAGATTTAGGGGTGCATGATCACCCGGGTATCGTCTGGGATGAGTTTGTTGGTCTTTGGATTGCCCTGTTTGCAGCACCTGCGGGCTGGTTATGGCTGCTGATTGGTTTTGCTTTATTTCGCCTATTTGATATTTGGAAGCCCTGGCCGATTAAAATCTTTGACGAAAAAATGGAAACCGGTTTGGGCATTATGATTGATGATGTGTTGGCGGGTATCTACGCGCTGATTATATTACAAGGCCTGGTATATCTGGTGGGGCCTGACTTATTGTAG
- a CDS encoding DUF4136 domain-containing protein: protein MAIFASNRIKSLLVLVMALGLAACASEPPKPVLDYNPDYDFYQIKTYAFAPGKSIGADSLVGNRVEMAIESEMAAKGIKLVEADKADVLVRFMLMTQNKQDIRTYDRHYGGGAYRCYRCGYGSGYRTSTEVQVKNYTEGTLVIDLADQKMDRVVWHTISKRKVVKNRTPEERDALVKEVVGDMFAEFPPL from the coding sequence ATGGCAATCTTTGCATCAAATCGAATCAAGTCTCTGTTGGTGTTGGTTATGGCCCTTGGTCTGGCGGCCTGTGCCAGTGAGCCTCCCAAACCGGTACTGGATTACAATCCTGATTATGACTTTTACCAAATCAAGACCTATGCTTTTGCTCCGGGAAAATCTATCGGCGCTGATAGCTTGGTAGGCAACCGTGTTGAAATGGCTATAGAGAGTGAAATGGCGGCTAAAGGCATCAAGCTTGTCGAGGCCGATAAAGCAGACGTACTGGTTCGTTTTATGTTGATGACCCAGAACAAACAGGATATTCGTACCTATGATCGCCATTACGGCGGTGGTGCTTATCGCTGTTATCGCTGTGGTTATGGCTCAGGTTATAGAACCTCCACGGAAGTACAGGTAAAAAACTATACCGAAGGCACGCTGGTTATCGATCTGGCCGACCAGAAAATGGATAGAGTGGTTTGGCATACTATCAGTAAACGTAAAGTGGTTAAAAACCGCACCCCTGAAGAGCGTGATGCGCTGGTGAAAGAGGTGGTTGGTGATATGTTTGCAGAATTTCCTCCACTTTAA
- the nrdR gene encoding transcriptional regulator NrdR, protein MRCPFCSHDDTKVIDSRLVAEGGQVRRRRECTSCSERFTSYETAELLMPRIIKQNGNREPFDEEKMRAGLLRALEKRPVSIEKIEAVVSQIEHSLQATGEREIESIRVGELVMEQLKLLDQVAFVRFASVYRDFKDLNEFREEIDRLAEEPEAGDE, encoded by the coding sequence ATGCGCTGTCCCTTTTGTTCCCACGATGATACCAAGGTTATTGACTCCCGGCTGGTAGCCGAGGGTGGTCAGGTGCGTCGCCGTCGCGAATGTACTTCATGTTCAGAGCGCTTTACCAGCTACGAGACCGCCGAGCTTCTGATGCCACGTATTATTAAGCAAAATGGTAACCGCGAGCCCTTCGATGAAGAGAAGATGCGAGCCGGTTTATTACGTGCTTTAGAAAAACGGCCCGTGAGTATCGAAAAAATCGAGGCGGTTGTTAGCCAGATTGAACACTCATTGCAGGCTACCGGCGAGCGCGAAATTGAGTCGATCAGAGTGGGTGAATTAGTGATGGAGCAATTAAAACTGCTCGATCAGGTCGCCTTTGTACGTTTTGCCTCTGTCTATAGAGACTTTAAAGACCTCAATGAATTCCGCGAAGAGATTGATCGCTTGGCGGAAGAGCCTGAAGCCGGCGACGAATAG
- the nusB gene encoding transcription antitermination factor NusB: MSKNVSEKQEFNPAARRKARHYGMQALYQWQMTKDSVTEIELQFLADYDFAKVDVEYFHDIVHHVPANLEELEQAFTPHLDRTIEELDPIELALLRLGSYELVKRIDIPYKVVINEAVALAKKFGATDGHKYINGVLDKLAQDVRAIEIKAGS, encoded by the coding sequence ATGAGTAAAAACGTGTCTGAGAAACAAGAATTTAATCCAGCGGCTCGCCGCAAAGCTCGTCACTATGGTATGCAGGCCTTATACCAGTGGCAGATGACTAAAGATTCGGTGACAGAAATTGAGCTGCAATTTTTGGCCGACTATGATTTTGCCAAAGTCGATGTTGAATATTTTCACGATATTGTTCATCACGTTCCCGCCAATCTGGAAGAATTGGAGCAAGCTTTTACCCCGCATCTTGATCGCACGATTGAAGAATTAGACCCGATTGAACTCGCGCTATTGCGTTTGGGAAGCTACGAATTAGTTAAGCGTATTGATATTCCCTATAAAGTCGTTATTAACGAAGCGGTAGCGCTGGCAAAAAAATTCGGTGCCACCGATGGGCATAAATACATTAACGGTGTGCTCGATAAATTAGCGCAGGATGTTCGTGCTATTGAAATAAAAGCTGGCAGCTAA
- a CDS encoding DUF3313 family protein, whose translation MLHKSVPFWAAASKLFAVVLSAAALVACSQQATIPTGEDAEKIGDNLYKVENSSVKAAFVDPEVDFAVYKKIYIAPLNLDKVKIIQPSSSPTNRKPWELTDKDKELLTKRYQEVMTKYLQEETSASTGYEIVNAPGEGVLQLSSAILAIAPTAAKDDFKSRPVGRSRVFTEGAGSMTIGFAINDSATGKALITAVDQRSGWGTYRSNNRVTNMSDVSLMFGNWANKIRHGLDSLSANFETRQQQ comes from the coding sequence ATGTTACATAAATCGGTTCCTTTTTGGGCGGCAGCCAGCAAGCTGTTTGCCGTGGTCTTATCTGCAGCGGCCTTGGTGGCCTGTAGTCAGCAGGCGACCATTCCTACCGGCGAAGATGCCGAAAAAATCGGTGATAACCTCTACAAAGTAGAGAATAGCAGTGTCAAGGCCGCCTTTGTTGACCCTGAAGTCGATTTTGCCGTGTACAAAAAAATCTACATAGCGCCACTGAATCTGGATAAAGTCAAAATTATCCAGCCTAGTTCAAGCCCCACTAATCGAAAACCCTGGGAGTTAACTGACAAAGACAAAGAGCTGTTAACTAAACGCTACCAGGAAGTGATGACAAAATATTTGCAGGAAGAAACGTCTGCCAGCACTGGCTATGAAATAGTGAATGCGCCGGGTGAAGGTGTATTGCAATTATCTTCCGCCATTCTGGCTATAGCGCCAACAGCCGCTAAAGATGACTTTAAAAGCCGGCCGGTGGGCCGCTCCAGAGTCTTTACTGAAGGTGCAGGTAGTATGACTATTGGTTTTGCTATTAATGACTCTGCTACCGGTAAAGCACTGATTACTGCTGTTGATCAGCGCAGTGGCTGGGGTACTTACCGCAGCAATAACCGAGTGACGAATATGTCTGATGTTAGTCTGATGTTTGGCAACTGGGCGAATAAAATTCGGCATGGCTTAGATAGCCTTAGTGCCAACTTTGAAACTCGCCAACAGCAGTAG